One genomic segment of Streptomyces sp. RerS4 includes these proteins:
- the sdhC gene encoding succinate dehydrogenase, cytochrome b556 subunit, translated as MPAGTLYRGREGMWSWVAHRVTGVLIFFFLFVHVLDTALVRVSPEAYDDVVATYKTPIVALLEYGLVAAILFHALNGLRVIAVDFWSKGPRYQKQMLWSVVGIWVVLMVGALYPVLGHAAAELFGK; from the coding sequence GTGCCGGCTGGAACGTTGTACCGCGGCCGGGAAGGAATGTGGTCCTGGGTGGCTCATCGAGTCACCGGCGTCCTCATTTTCTTCTTCCTGTTCGTACACGTCCTCGACACCGCTCTCGTCCGCGTCTCTCCCGAGGCGTACGACGATGTCGTGGCTACCTACAAGACTCCGATCGTCGCGCTGCTGGAGTACGGCCTCGTGGCCGCCATCCTCTTCCACGCGCTCAACGGTCTCCGTGTCATCGCTGTGGACTTCTGGTCCAAGGGCCCGCGCTACCAGAAGCAGATGCTCTGGTCCGTCGTGGGCATCTGGGTCGTGCTGATGGTCGGGGCCCTGTACCCCGTGCTCGGCCACGCAGCCGCTGAACTGTTCGGGAAGTGA
- a CDS encoding 2-oxo-4-hydroxy-4-carboxy-5-ureidoimidazoline decarboxylase has product MSSHLPAQVRGPASAPGSGLARLNSLPHESARAALLHCCGSDRWAHRMAAHRPYPDTAALLAAADEAAYDLSQGDLTEALAGESSAELGHGAPYAALLALDAARAQYERTFGHAFVICLDGHPPEEQVDQLLAAIRRRMAHEVDEERSIAADELRLVARSRLVRLLDTLAGVGGDGPDDGRFPADFGLFAPVG; this is encoded by the coding sequence CTGTCCAGCCATCTTCCGGCACAGGTCCGCGGCCCGGCCTCCGCCCCGGGCTCCGGGTTGGCGCGATTGAACTCCCTGCCGCACGAGAGCGCCCGCGCCGCGCTCCTGCACTGCTGCGGCAGCGACCGCTGGGCGCACCGGATGGCCGCGCACCGCCCGTACCCGGACACCGCCGCGCTGCTGGCGGCGGCGGACGAGGCGGCGTACGACCTCTCGCAGGGCGACCTGACCGAGGCGCTGGCCGGGGAGTCCTCGGCGGAGCTGGGGCACGGGGCCCCGTACGCCGCGCTGCTGGCGCTGGACGCGGCCCGCGCGCAGTACGAGCGGACCTTCGGGCACGCCTTCGTGATCTGCCTCGACGGGCATCCGCCGGAGGAGCAGGTGGACCAGCTGCTGGCGGCGATCCGCCGCAGGATGGCTCACGAGGTGGACGAGGAGCGCTCGATCGCCGCGGACGAGCTGCGCCTCGTGGCGCGTTCCCGGCTGGTCCGTTTGCTCGACACTCTGGCCGGTGTGGGGGGCGATGGGCCTGATGATGGCCGATTTCCGGCCGATTTCGGGCTATTCGCCCCTGTGGGATAG